A region from the Leptolyngbya iicbica LK genome encodes:
- a CDS encoding alpha-glucosidase, with translation MVQVANKTWWRTPTINRRDWQWEDDHHATQNGEWWQNAVIYQISPWSFFDTNGDGQGDLNGVVEKLDYIISLGVDAIWLTPIYESPMDDLGYDITDMRAIGDEFGTMEDFQCLLDIAHTMKLKVIIDQVWNHTSNQHPWFQASRSSRDNAKADWYVWADPKPDGSPPNNWLSSFTGECAWEWEPQREQYYLYSFLKSQPDLNWHNDDVLDAILERATFWLDRGVDGLRIDAVNFFLHDPQLRDNPQRPEDADLPDGVPKGNPLNKQVLKYSFNRPETLERIRPIRELVNQYPGVVTLGETTLCEDSIELAGQYTRGCDRLHLAYHSGLLVDQPMTAELMRGMLRKVTNCFPDGGTCWIVGNHDYGRLHCRWTGKDANGNPYPEAFYHMMVALLLSLPGAFCLWQGDELGLPIADIPGDIAPDEIKDPFGQALYPDVVGRDGSRTPMPWTSQPPCGGFTAGEKPWLPIPDEHLERSVQAQHCDASSLLNTWRRMLHWRKNQPAIEAGHLDLLETKDTILAFSRYYAEQHILCIFNMGDKPAHYSLSEFSDYQVVSHLNFDFSLDGDEVVLPAYGVFFASMARDLESE, from the coding sequence ATGGTACAAGTTGCCAACAAAACGTGGTGGCGGACACCCACCATTAACCGCCGCGATTGGCAATGGGAAGATGATCATCACGCCACCCAAAACGGTGAGTGGTGGCAAAATGCCGTCATTTATCAAATTTCGCCCTGGAGTTTTTTTGATACGAATGGCGATGGTCAGGGTGATCTTAACGGCGTGGTCGAAAAGCTCGACTACATTATCAGTTTGGGGGTGGATGCCATCTGGCTGACGCCGATATACGAGTCGCCAATGGATGATTTGGGCTATGACATCACCGATATGCGCGCGATCGGGGATGAGTTTGGCACTATGGAAGACTTTCAATGTCTGCTAGACATCGCCCACACGATGAAACTCAAGGTCATCATCGACCAGGTGTGGAACCATACCTCCAATCAGCATCCTTGGTTTCAAGCAAGTCGGTCGAGCCGTGACAACGCCAAAGCCGACTGGTATGTGTGGGCCGATCCTAAACCCGATGGTTCGCCCCCCAACAACTGGCTCTCCTCCTTTACCGGCGAGTGCGCCTGGGAATGGGAGCCCCAACGCGAACAGTATTACCTCTATAGCTTTCTGAAAAGTCAGCCCGATTTAAATTGGCACAACGATGATGTGCTCGACGCCATTCTGGAGCGGGCCACGTTCTGGCTCGACCGGGGGGTGGATGGACTGCGCATTGATGCGGTGAATTTCTTTTTGCACGACCCGCAACTGCGGGATAATCCCCAACGACCGGAGGATGCCGACCTGCCAGATGGGGTGCCCAAGGGTAATCCCCTGAATAAGCAAGTCCTCAAATACAGTTTCAATCGCCCTGAGACCCTGGAGCGCATCCGTCCCATTCGCGAACTGGTGAATCAATATCCGGGCGTTGTGACCCTGGGCGAGACCACCCTGTGCGAAGACTCCATTGAGCTCGCCGGACAATACACGCGGGGCTGCGATCGCCTGCACCTGGCCTACCACAGCGGTCTTTTGGTCGATCAACCGATGACTGCTGAGCTGATGCGCGGCATGCTCCGCAAGGTCACCAACTGCTTTCCCGACGGCGGCACCTGCTGGATTGTCGGCAATCACGATTACGGCCGCCTGCACTGTCGTTGGACCGGCAAAGACGCCAACGGCAATCCCTATCCCGAGGCGTTCTACCACATGATGGTGGCGCTGCTGCTGTCGTTGCCGGGGGCGTTTTGCTTATGGCAGGGAGACGAATTGGGACTCCCGATCGCCGACATCCCGGGTGACATTGCGCCCGACGAAATCAAAGACCCCTTTGGTCAAGCTCTCTATCCCGATGTGGTCGGTCGCGATGGCTCGCGGACCCCTATGCCGTGGACCTCACAGCCTCCTTGCGGCGGCTTTACCGCTGGCGAAAAACCCTGGTTACCGATTCCTGACGAGCATTTAGAGCGGTCTGTGCAAGCTCAGCATTGCGACGCCAGTTCGCTGTTGAATACCTGGCGACGGATGCTGCACTGGCGTAAAAACCAGCCTGCGATCGAAGCCGGACACCTCGATCTGCTGGAAACCAAAGACACCATCCTGGCATTCAGTCGATATTATGCCGAGCAACACATTCTTTGCATTTTCAACATGGGTGATAAACCCGCCCACTACAGCTTGAGCGAGTTTTCCGATTACCAAGTCGTGAGTCACCTCAACTTTGACTTCAGCTTAGATGGCGACGAGGTCGTGTTACCTGCCTACGGGGTCTTCTTCGCCAGCATGGCGCGCGATCTTGAGTCTGAGTGA
- a CDS encoding SDR family NAD(P)-dependent oxidoreductase has protein sequence MELGINNKVAVITGGDSGIGRATAKLLADEGVKIALLDKTTEQLQATVADINKIGEAYPVQADLRNLDEVKAAKDQVLEKYGTVDILVNCAGITGATGDFLDISDEEWHETLEVDLMAAVRMCRTFIPVMRDSGWGRVVLVASEDAVQPYTDEMPYCAAKAGVLNFAKNLSKAYAEDGVLVNSVAPAFIATPMTDAMMDQRAEKMDTSKEEAIATFLKEKRPHLELQRRGKAQEVAAVITFLCSQQSSYVVGANYRVDGGSVASISL, from the coding sequence ATGGAATTAGGAATTAACAATAAAGTCGCTGTAATCACTGGCGGCGACTCGGGTATTGGGCGAGCCACGGCAAAATTGCTGGCAGATGAAGGGGTGAAAATCGCGCTGCTGGACAAAACGACCGAGCAGTTGCAAGCAACGGTAGCGGATATCAATAAAATCGGTGAAGCCTATCCCGTTCAGGCGGATCTGCGCAACTTGGATGAAGTCAAGGCGGCTAAAGATCAGGTTCTAGAAAAGTATGGCACGGTGGATATTTTGGTGAATTGTGCTGGCATTACTGGCGCCACGGGCGACTTTTTAGACATTAGTGATGAGGAGTGGCACGAGACCTTAGAAGTTGATTTGATGGCGGCGGTAAGAATGTGCCGCACCTTCATTCCCGTTATGCGAGATTCGGGCTGGGGCCGGGTGGTCTTAGTCGCTTCCGAAGATGCCGTCCAGCCCTACACCGACGAAATGCCCTATTGTGCGGCCAAAGCTGGCGTGTTGAATTTTGCCAAGAACCTGTCGAAAGCTTACGCCGAAGATGGTGTATTGGTGAATTCTGTTGCTCCTGCTTTTATCGCCACGCCGATGACCGATGCCATGATGGACCAGCGGGCGGAAAAAATGGACACCAGCAAGGAGGAGGCGATCGCGACTTTCTTGAAAGAAAAACGCCCACATTTGGAGTTACAGCGTCGCGGCAAAGCCCAGGAAGTGGCCGCCGTCATCACCTTTCTGTGTTCCCAACAATCTAGCTATGTGGTGGGAGCCAACTACCGCGTCGATGGCGGATCGGTCGCCAGCATTAGCTTGTAA
- a CDS encoding DUF1816 domain-containing protein encodes MTYPQYRGRIMNAFFQVIFDWLSSFFGFLKPGPDQAWWVRIKTENPEYTYYFGPFENREIAHSKQPGFIEDLRAENAVVSHCTVEQCAPPRPTIQGHHQPV; translated from the coding sequence GTGACCTACCCACAATATCGAGGCCGCATCATGAACGCTTTCTTTCAAGTAATTTTCGATTGGCTCAGCTCATTCTTTGGGTTCTTAAAGCCCGGTCCAGATCAGGCTTGGTGGGTTCGAATTAAAACAGAAAATCCCGAATATACTTACTATTTTGGACCGTTTGAAAATCGCGAGATCGCCCATTCTAAGCAACCCGGCTTCATCGAAGATTTGCGGGCCGAGAATGCTGTCGTTTCTCACTGCACAGTAGAACAATGTGCTCCCCCTCGACCGACCATTCAGGGACATCATCAGCCCGTCTGA
- a CDS encoding phosphatase PAP2 family protein — translation MNRWTSLQILKRGWYRFWHDSRKIPSPVWQQWAGTLALGLGICALLTFAMTIAAKTQVDQGLQAWDARWLPVVAEQLPLNFARSITWESPGNLLGMLPVVGIFVGIMVARSQPLLVATMLAAYSLQFALVWIGWGYWNRDRPGLIADGVAASGLHSFPSGHTVVVITVYGLLAYLWGRATRNWVERSLIAIAAIGYIGLIISSRLVLGAHWPSDVVVGIAIGLLWLLTVVTTLHRLKL, via the coding sequence ATGAACCGTTGGACTAGCCTGCAAATCCTCAAGCGGGGATGGTATCGCTTTTGGCACGATAGTCGAAAAATTCCGAGTCCCGTTTGGCAACAGTGGGCTGGAACGCTGGCTCTGGGGTTGGGTATCTGCGCCTTGCTGACTTTTGCCATGACCATTGCCGCAAAAACGCAAGTCGATCAGGGACTGCAAGCCTGGGACGCCCGCTGGCTCCCCGTCGTGGCGGAGCAACTGCCGCTCAATTTTGCCCGTTCGATTACTTGGGAATCACCGGGAAATCTGCTCGGCATGTTGCCCGTCGTCGGGATCTTTGTCGGCATTATGGTGGCGCGATCGCAGCCCTTGCTAGTGGCCACCATGCTGGCCGCCTACAGCTTGCAGTTTGCCCTGGTGTGGATTGGCTGGGGCTATTGGAACCGCGATCGCCCCGGCCTGATTGCCGATGGCGTCGCGGCCTCTGGACTACACTCGTTTCCCTCGGGGCATACCGTGGTGGTGATCACCGTGTATGGTCTGCTCGCCTACCTATGGGGGCGGGCGACGCGCAATTGGGTCGAGCGCAGCCTGATCGCGATCGCAGCGATCGGCTACATCGGCCTGATTATCAGTTCGCGGCTAGTCTTGGGCGCCCACTGGCCCAGTGACGTAGTGGTGGGCATCGCGATCGGGCTGCTGTGGCTGCTGACGGTGGTGACGACCCTACACCGCCTGAAGCTGTAG
- a CDS encoding CsbD family protein: MGIQERVEATAKNLEGKAREAVGEATGDQSTKAEGKAQQGEAKVEHAKEDVKDQAKKAID, from the coding sequence ATGGGTATTCAAGAAAGAGTTGAAGCAACTGCCAAGAATCTAGAAGGCAAAGCAAGAGAAGCCGTCGGTGAAGCTACAGGCGACCAATCTACAAAAGCTGAAGGTAAAGCTCAACAAGGCGAAGCTAAGGTCGAGCACGCGAAGGAAGACGTGAAAGACCAGGCTAAGAAAGCGATCGACTAA
- a CDS encoding baeRF7 domain-containing protein has product MQLLSQSEFKRLSQSASDYSTSIFLPTHKAGPEIQQDSIRLKNLLNEAQEALTAAGLDSASAKQMLTPGFELLDNQMFWRHQSHGLALFFTPESMQYYRLPLPFESLVSVGDRFHLKPLLPLFFSDRYFYILALSQNQVRLFQSTRYRISEVELEGVPTSLAEALKYDDPEAQLQYHSGGGDGSTPTYHGQGTSGTDDKDAIRRFLAKVSKGLHPYLNEESAPLVLASVEYLQPIYHDVSDYPHLMAEGITQNPDVADPEDLRQAAWEHVSTLIEQSHQAALEQYHSLAGTGKASDRLPELLKAACRGQVDTLFTKTNSHCWGQFDRQSGQLEQHPQPQPDDEDLLDLAAVQTFLQGGDVYLLNEADMPTDAPVAAVYRYGIPAEVG; this is encoded by the coding sequence ATGCAATTACTTTCCCAATCAGAATTTAAACGGTTGAGTCAGTCAGCGAGCGACTATTCCACCTCAATATTTCTGCCGACTCATAAAGCAGGGCCTGAGATCCAGCAAGATTCCATTCGTCTCAAAAACTTGTTGAATGAGGCGCAAGAAGCTTTAACGGCGGCCGGGCTAGACTCCGCATCGGCGAAGCAAATGCTGACCCCCGGCTTTGAGCTGCTGGACAATCAGATGTTTTGGCGGCACCAAAGCCACGGTTTGGCGCTGTTTTTTACGCCCGAGTCAATGCAGTATTACCGCTTGCCGCTGCCGTTCGAGTCTCTGGTTAGCGTCGGCGATCGCTTTCACCTCAAGCCCTTGCTGCCGCTCTTCTTTAGCGATCGCTATTTCTACATTCTGGCGTTGAGCCAGAATCAGGTGCGGCTGTTTCAATCCACGCGCTATCGCATCAGCGAAGTCGAGCTAGAAGGCGTGCCCACTAGCTTGGCAGAGGCCCTGAAATATGACGATCCGGAAGCCCAACTCCAGTATCACTCCGGTGGGGGCGATGGCAGCACGCCTACTTATCACGGCCAAGGCACCAGCGGCACCGATGACAAAGACGCGATCCGGCGCTTTTTGGCCAAGGTGAGCAAAGGGCTGCATCCCTATCTCAACGAAGAGTCCGCACCTTTAGTGCTAGCCTCGGTGGAGTACTTGCAGCCGATCTATCACGACGTCAGCGATTATCCCCATCTAATGGCTGAGGGCATCACCCAAAATCCTGATGTGGCGGACCCAGAAGATCTCCGCCAGGCGGCTTGGGAGCACGTATCAACGCTAATTGAGCAGTCTCATCAAGCAGCGCTGGAGCAATATCACTCCCTTGCGGGTACTGGCAAAGCCAGCGATCGCCTGCCCGAACTGCTCAAAGCGGCCTGTCGCGGCCAGGTAGATACGCTGTTCACCAAAACTAACAGCCACTGCTGGGGGCAGTTTGATCGCCAATCTGGACAGCTCGAACAACACCCGCAGCCCCAACCTGATGATGAAGATCTGCTCGATCTGGCTGCCGTCCAAACTTTTTTGCAAGGGGGCGATGTGTACTTGCTGAACGAGGCCGACATGCCCACCGACGCCCCGGTCGCTGCCGTCTATCGCTACGGTATTCCGGCGGAAGTAGGGTAG
- a CDS encoding MFS transporter has translation MTIESSKFRRLAHMNLGFWGMQVGNGLQTANASAIFEGLGAEPSQLPILWLGAPLVGLVAQPIVGQLSDRTWNRWGRRQPYFLAGALVGTVTLIALPLSTQLWHAIALFWLLQLGLNIAIAPARSFVGDLLPPAERTLGYAVQGFCVGLGTIVASGLPWLLQRIGHLSSVAESGTPPAIVGAYIAGAGLLLGGTLWTFWQIDEPPPPDEAESTDTPDARTPPWQAIARALGTMPPMMRQLISVQTFTWAGIYCTFLYLPTAIAFNVFEAPNRQSSSYVHGIEWAGVCIAAYNLVCLGVSFGLPALTRRWGRVTVHATCLLTGAAGLISLGWIHNQYLVLLPMVGVGIAWASILSIPYALLMDELSEANSGVYMGIFNGFVTLPQLVMSLGFGWIMTTLLHGDRLWALMLGGSFLGVAALLTLRISTGIASDEPREVRRRDRLAAAED, from the coding sequence ATGACCATTGAATCGTCAAAATTTCGCCGATTGGCCCACATGAATTTGGGATTTTGGGGCATGCAGGTTGGCAATGGTCTACAAACGGCTAACGCTAGCGCCATTTTCGAAGGGTTGGGTGCTGAACCGAGTCAGTTGCCAATCTTGTGGTTGGGCGCTCCCTTGGTGGGACTGGTGGCGCAGCCGATTGTGGGACAGTTGAGCGATCGCACCTGGAATCGCTGGGGGCGTCGCCAACCCTACTTTCTCGCCGGAGCCCTGGTCGGCACTGTAACCCTCATCGCGTTGCCGTTATCAACCCAGTTGTGGCACGCGATTGCCCTGTTTTGGCTATTGCAACTTGGCTTAAATATCGCTATTGCGCCTGCCCGTTCCTTCGTTGGCGATCTCCTGCCTCCTGCTGAGCGCACCTTGGGCTATGCCGTTCAGGGCTTTTGTGTGGGCCTGGGCACGATTGTCGCGTCGGGGCTACCCTGGCTGCTGCAACGTATCGGTCACTTATCATCCGTCGCCGAATCGGGAACGCCCCCCGCCATTGTCGGGGCTTACATCGCCGGAGCCGGATTGCTGCTAGGCGGCACGCTCTGGACCTTCTGGCAAATCGACGAGCCGCCCCCGCCCGACGAAGCCGAATCGACTGACACCCCCGACGCCCGAACTCCGCCCTGGCAGGCAATCGCTCGCGCCCTCGGCACGATGCCCCCGATGATGCGCCAGCTGATTAGCGTGCAAACCTTTACCTGGGCGGGCATCTACTGCACCTTTTTATATCTGCCGACCGCGATCGCCTTCAACGTGTTTGAGGCCCCCAATCGCCAGTCTTCCAGTTACGTCCACGGCATTGAGTGGGCGGGGGTCTGCATTGCGGCGTACAACTTGGTGTGTTTAGGAGTTTCGTTTGGTCTGCCTGCCCTGACCCGGCGCTGGGGCCGCGTCACCGTTCACGCCACCTGTCTACTGACTGGGGCCGCTGGGCTGATCTCCCTGGGCTGGATTCACAACCAATACCTCGTTTTGCTCCCCATGGTCGGAGTCGGCATCGCCTGGGCCAGTATTTTGTCCATTCCCTATGCCTTGCTGATGGACGAATTGTCGGAAGCCAACAGCGGCGTCTACATGGGGATCTTCAACGGCTTCGTCACTCTGCCCCAACTGGTCATGTCCTTAGGCTTCGGGTGGATTATGACCACATTGCTGCACGGCGATCGCCTCTGGGCGTTGATGCTGGGGGGCAGTTTTCTGGGCGTGGCGGCCTTGCTGACGTTACGGATATCAACGGGAATCGCCAGCGACGAACCCCGCGAAGTCAGGAGGCGCGATCGCCTGGCAGCCGCTGAAGACTAG
- a CDS encoding xylulose 5-phosphate 3-epimerase, which yields MPQTTLPETYRTADWAEQYRDRYPLANRWAAGYGAIEHDLVTQMRVFELADRLVLEHGEDWRERLFDQLYALDRVANAGMWLVVHEVYANAVYTDGRDLQAEDFKTKPEGHTGGSLNMVPAYVGYLGANAITAETRSWLMGQGHCVSAIDSVNLLVDNLLGVHAERYRQHDGESKLTDAGLTRYVQDFYSYQLNDQGKQASPLGSHVNPHTAGGIAEGGYLGFAQLEYVHMPLPGETLVTFLSDGAFEEQRGSDWVPRWWRDQDCGNALPIMINNGRRIDQRSTMAQKGGTEWFQQHLELNHFDPIVIDGRDPAAFVWLILEMETRLAAETEAIALDEATYPANLPYGIAVADKGAGFFNAGENLAHNLPLGGNPHQDAEMAQLFNEHTRKLWVPLAELESAIAQLQTHEQQQRPQEKDHPLVHRQVSLSEVPEPEYRSIAGDRANPDTWQTAQPMQAVDAQFLATVKANPQLRPRVGNPDEMKSNRLQQTLDYLKFRVTEPEDGIPETLDGAVITALNEEAIACAALANKGGISLIASYEAFAAKMHGAMRQEIIFTKHRQELGIDNGWLSIPLVLTSHTWENGKNEQSHQDPMMAEAMLNEASDVSRVLFAADYNSARALTHQAYQTHGQFWSMVVPKRDVADLLTPEETAQLLDQGALRLDWAGYEPDRAELILTAIGSYQLEEVLKASQRMRDRQLPHSVVYMLEPGRFRIPRDAGELAHVTAAETVQSLYPANVLARIFVTHTRPAPMLGTLQSLHTGFRQTRCLGFVNQGGTLDKDGMLFINRCTWAHIVAEVAQITGALLEEWFSPPECDALHGRTAPHGILI from the coding sequence ATGCCACAGACTACGCTTCCCGAAACGTACCGCACGGCTGACTGGGCGGAGCAATATCGCGATCGCTATCCCCTGGCCAATCGCTGGGCAGCGGGGTATGGCGCGATCGAGCACGATCTCGTCACCCAGATGCGCGTGTTTGAGCTGGCCGATCGTTTAGTGCTAGAGCACGGCGAAGACTGGCGAGAGCGATTATTTGACCAGCTATATGCCCTGGATCGAGTGGCCAATGCGGGCATGTGGCTCGTGGTGCATGAGGTGTATGCCAACGCCGTGTATACCGACGGCCGCGACCTGCAAGCCGAAGATTTCAAGACCAAGCCCGAAGGCCACACGGGCGGCTCTCTCAATATGGTGCCCGCTTATGTGGGGTATTTGGGGGCGAACGCGATCACGGCGGAGACTCGCAGTTGGCTGATGGGGCAGGGGCATTGTGTGTCGGCGATCGATTCGGTCAATCTGCTGGTGGATAATCTGCTGGGCGTCCATGCTGAGCGCTACCGCCAGCACGACGGCGAGTCCAAGCTGACGGACGCAGGGCTGACCCGCTACGTGCAGGACTTTTACTCCTACCAACTCAACGACCAGGGTAAGCAAGCTTCGCCCCTGGGCAGTCACGTCAATCCCCACACGGCGGGGGGCATCGCGGAGGGCGGCTACCTCGGCTTTGCCCAGTTGGAGTACGTTCACATGCCGCTGCCGGGGGAAACGCTGGTCACCTTCCTCAGCGATGGTGCGTTTGAGGAGCAGCGCGGCAGCGACTGGGTACCCCGCTGGTGGCGCGACCAAGACTGCGGCAACGCCCTGCCCATCATGATCAACAACGGTCGCCGCATCGATCAGCGCAGCACCATGGCGCAAAAGGGCGGCACCGAGTGGTTTCAGCAGCATTTGGAGCTGAACCATTTCGACCCGATTGTGATTGACGGGCGCGATCCGGCGGCGTTTGTCTGGCTAATTTTGGAAATGGAAACGCGGCTAGCAGCGGAAACCGAAGCGATCGCCCTGGATGAAGCGACCTATCCCGCCAATCTCCCCTACGGCATTGCGGTCGCGGACAAGGGCGCAGGCTTCTTTAACGCGGGGGAAAATCTGGCCCACAATCTGCCCCTGGGCGGCAATCCCCATCAAGATGCGGAAATGGCCCAGCTTTTCAATGAGCACACCCGTAAGCTGTGGGTGCCGCTAGCGGAATTGGAAAGCGCGATCGCGCAACTGCAAACTCACGAGCAGCAGCAGCGTCCCCAAGAGAAAGATCATCCCCTGGTGCATCGTCAGGTCAGTCTGTCCGAAGTGCCAGAGCCGGAGTATCGATCAATTGCGGGCGATCGCGCCAATCCCGACACCTGGCAGACGGCCCAACCCATGCAAGCGGTGGATGCCCAATTCCTGGCGACGGTCAAGGCCAATCCCCAACTGCGGCCACGGGTGGGCAATCCCGACGAGATGAAGTCCAACCGACTGCAGCAAACGCTGGACTATCTCAAGTTTCGGGTGACAGAGCCCGAAGACGGCATTCCCGAAACCCTGGATGGGGCCGTGATTACGGCGTTAAATGAGGAAGCGATCGCCTGCGCTGCCCTCGCCAACAAAGGCGGCATCAGCCTGATCGCCAGCTACGAAGCCTTTGCCGCCAAGATGCACGGGGCGATGCGCCAGGAAATTATTTTCACCAAGCACCGCCAGGAGCTGGGCATCGACAACGGCTGGCTCTCGATTCCCCTGGTGCTGACCTCTCACACCTGGGAAAACGGCAAAAATGAACAGTCCCACCAGGACCCCATGATGGCGGAGGCCATGCTGAACGAGGCCAGCGACGTGTCTCGCGTCCTGTTTGCGGCGGACTATAACTCCGCCCGGGCGCTGACCCACCAGGCCTATCAAACCCACGGCCAGTTTTGGTCGATGGTGGTGCCGAAGCGCGACGTGGCGGACCTGTTGACGCCCGAAGAAACGGCTCAGCTGCTTGACCAGGGGGCGCTGCGTCTAGATTGGGCGGGATACGAACCAGATCGCGCCGAGTTGATTTTGACGGCGATCGGCAGCTATCAGCTAGAGGAAGTGCTGAAGGCGTCGCAACGGATGCGCGATCGCCAGCTGCCCCACTCTGTCGTTTATATGCTGGAGCCCGGTCGCTTCCGCATTCCCCGCGATGCGGGCGAACTGGCCCACGTCACCGCCGCTGAGACGGTGCAGTCGCTGTATCCCGCCAACGTCTTGGCCCGCATTTTCGTCACCCATACGCGACCGGCCCCGATGCTGGGCACCTTGCAGTCCTTGCACACGGGCTTTCGGCAAACCCGCTGCCTCGGCTTTGTGAATCAGGGCGGCACCCTCGACAAAGACGGCATGTTATTCATCAACCGCTGCACCTGGGCACACATTGTGGCGGAAGTCGCCCAGATTACCGGAGCCTTGCTAGAGGAGTGGTTCAGCCCGCCAGAGTGCGATGCTCTGCACGGACGCACTGCGCCCCACGGAATTTTGATTTGA
- a CDS encoding DUF421 domain-containing protein: MFNSLTALSHTLLIGSLSYLAVVVLIRFSGKRTLSKWNAFDFIVTVAYGSILATTVLSLNTSLLQGLLGIAVLVALQFLLTWFSVRTPLIQQLVKGEPQLLLFEGEFLVDALKQERVTEGEIKAAIRAQGVTALAAVHAVVLETDGSFSVILSPTPGPDTAMADVQGYRRLAHRANALSS, from the coding sequence GTGTTTAATAGCCTGACTGCCCTATCCCATACTCTGCTAATCGGCAGCTTGTCCTATCTCGCCGTCGTGGTGCTGATCCGCTTTTCGGGTAAGCGCACCCTGTCCAAATGGAATGCCTTTGACTTCATTGTCACCGTTGCGTATGGCTCGATTTTGGCCACCACGGTACTCTCCCTCAATACGTCGCTGTTGCAAGGTCTCTTGGGCATTGCCGTCCTGGTGGCGCTGCAGTTTCTCTTGACGTGGTTCTCCGTCCGCACGCCCCTCATTCAGCAATTAGTCAAAGGCGAGCCGCAACTGCTGCTATTCGAGGGCGAATTTTTGGTCGATGCCCTCAAACAAGAACGGGTTACTGAAGGTGAAATCAAGGCCGCCATCCGAGCCCAAGGCGTCACCGCCCTCGCTGCCGTCCACGCCGTCGTCCTCGAAACCGATGGCAGCTTCAGCGTGATTCTTTCTCCCACACCGGGACCCGACACCGCCATGGCCGACGTACAAGGCTACCGCCGCCTTGCACATCGCGCCAATGCCCTCTCGTCCTAA
- a CDS encoding rhodanese-like domain-containing protein — protein MVGLPDAISATQELATELSPAPVTFNRVSSAKALKRRLDWGKPDLTIIDVRDRRSFNQERITGAILVSLDALVHQVKNTLETSRDIYIYGTDDGDIINAASQLDAAGFHRVAILEGGLQEWKLAQGPTEGRAA, from the coding sequence ATGGTCGGCCTTCCCGATGCCATCAGTGCGACTCAAGAACTGGCAACCGAACTCTCCCCCGCCCCCGTAACCTTTAATCGCGTGTCGTCAGCAAAGGCACTCAAACGGCGGCTGGACTGGGGAAAACCAGATTTAACCATTATTGATGTGCGCGATCGCCGCAGCTTTAATCAAGAACGGATCACCGGCGCAATTTTGGTGTCGCTAGATGCGCTCGTTCATCAAGTAAAAAACACCCTCGAAACGAGTCGGGATATCTACATATATGGCACCGACGACGGGGATATCATCAATGCGGCCTCTCAACTCGATGCGGCAGGCTTTCATCGGGTCGCCATCCTAGAAGGGGGATTGCAAGAATGGAAATTAGCTCAAGGTCCTACTGAGGGACGGGCTGCGTAA
- a CDS encoding response regulator produces the protein MLESETIDVMLSDIGLPDMNGYDLMREVRSRPAETGGNVPAIAISGYASQSDIEAAIDAGFQRHMSKPVVLDALESAIYRLTQA, from the coding sequence ATCCTGGAGAGCGAAACCATCGACGTCATGCTCAGCGACATTGGCCTACCCGATATGAATGGCTATGACCTGATGCGCGAAGTGCGATCGCGCCCCGCCGAGACCGGGGGCAATGTGCCCGCGATCGCTATCTCGGGCTACGCTTCCCAAAGCGATATCGAAGCCGCGATCGACGCTGGTTTTCAACGACACATGTCCAAGCCTGTGGTTCTGGACGCCCTGGAGAGCGCGATCTATCGCTTAACTCAGGCATGA
- a CDS encoding BON domain-containing protein, with protein MQNKVDTLMNWQHNIVFNDCEYEPANENRTYSRMKPGLTDTYDRELREKASIRGNPVPPDCMGVEGEYDPFGLAKRVAKALDEQPQTADINTLTLRQKGNTIVYVGQVSNQQALDAVVATTQQVDGTHAVATDQVNVASS; from the coding sequence ATGCAGAACAAGGTAGATACCCTTATGAACTGGCAACACAATATTGTTTTCAACGACTGTGAATACGAACCGGCCAATGAGAATCGGACCTACAGTCGCATGAAGCCAGGGCTGACCGATACCTACGATCGCGAACTCCGCGAAAAGGCCAGCATTCGAGGCAATCCGGTGCCGCCTGATTGTATGGGCGTTGAGGGGGAGTACGATCCCTTTGGGTTGGCCAAACGAGTGGCTAAAGCGTTAGACGAGCAACCCCAGACCGCCGATATCAATACGCTCACCCTGAGACAAAAAGGCAACACCATCGTCTATGTAGGCCAGGTGTCGAATCAGCAAGCCTTGGATGCTGTGGTGGCGACGACTCAGCAAGTGGATGGCACCCATGCAGTGGCCACTGATCAGGTTAATGTGGCATCGTCGTGA